The following DNA comes from Streptomyces sp. Ag109_O5-10.
TCCGAAGACCAACAGCAGCCTGACCCCCCCTCGACACCGGCCAGACCCAACGGCGCGACCGGCCCCCGTCGACCCGCGGGTGCCCACCGGCCGGTCCGGCACCGCCGGATTCCGCCGTCGTGGCAGAGCGCCGTCGCGGCGGGAAAGGGGGGCGGCCGGGGTGGGGAGGAGCAGTTCCCAGGGGTGCGGGGCTTTCCGGTGCCGGGCAGGAACCCCACCCAGGTGCGCGAGTCTCTCCAGCATCGGGGAGGGCAGCCCACCCAGGTGCGCGAGTCTCATTAGCATCGGGCAGGGCAGCCCACCCAGGTGCGCGAGTCTCTCCAGCGTGGGGCAGGGCAGCCCGCCCAGGGGCGCGGGGAACTGCGCGATCAGCCACCGTCGACCCGCAGATGCCCACCGGCCGGTCCGGCGCCGCCGGATTTCGCCGCCGTGGCGGGAAAGGCCGGCGTGGGGACGCGGTTCCGGTGGCTCAGACCACTGGCTTGCCTGTGAGGTCGACGCCTGCTTTGCGGAGGTCTTCCAGGGCTCGTTCCGTCGTTGCCTCGGCCACGCCTGCCGTGAGGTCGAGGAGGACCTGGGTGCGGAAGCCCTCTTTCGCGGCGTCCAGGGCGGTAGCCCTTACGCAGTGGTCGGTGGCGATGCCGACCACGTCCACCTCGTCGATCTTGCGGGCCCGCAGCCACTCCGCCAGCGTGACCCCGTTCTCGTCGACGCCCTCGAAGCCGCTGTAGGCCGCGGAGTACGCCCCCTTGCTGAACACGGCGTCCACCGCCCCCGAGGCGACCGCGGGGGCGAAGTTCGGATGGAAGCCCACGCCCTCCGTGCCGGCGACACAGTGCGCCGGCCAGCTGTGCACGTAGTCGGGGTTGTCGGCGAAGTGGCCGCCCGGCGCGATGTGGTGGTCGCGGGTCGCCACCACGTGGCGGTAGCCGGCCGGCGCCTGCCCGATCAGCTCGGTGATCGCGGCGGCCACATCGGCGCCCCCTGCCACCGCGAGGCTTCCCCCCTCGCAGAAGTCGTTCTGCACATCGACGACGATCAAGGCGCGGCGCATGGTAGGTGTCCTTCGCTTTCGATAGCGGGTCCGTCGACGGGGGAGACGCGGATGGAAGGGGTGCGGGCCCGGCCTGAACCTCCGAGCGTAGAGACTTACGGGGGCGTAGGGGAGGGGGCCTGGCAGGGCGCGTACGCGGGCACCCGCTCTAGCTACCCGAGCGCCCCTGCACGTACTCCGTCGGAATGACCGGTTCCCCGCGCGAGAGCTGCGTCGCGGAGAGCGGCAGGTTCGCCCGGGCCGCCGCGTGCCGGGCCCGGGCCGCGTCCAGGGGTTCGCGGGCGACGACCTGGCCGGACTTCACCAGTTCGACCAGGAGCTGCCGGTCGACCAGCTCGGCCGGGACCTCGCCGGTGCCGACCACCTCGGCCTCCGCCACCCCGTCGGCGTCCAGCCGCCGCGCCGCCCACTTGCGCCCCCCGACGGACGTCTTGCCGCCGGTCGACTTCTTGGCGACCGGCACCAGCGGCGCCTCGGGGTCGGCGGACTCGGCGCGCGCGACCAGCTTGTAGACCATGGAGCAGGTGGGGTGCCCGGAACCGGTGACCAGCTGGGTGCCGACCCCGTACGCGTCCACGGGCGCGGCGGCCAGCGAGGCGATGGCGTACTCGTCGAGGTCGGAGGTCACGGTGATCTTCGTGCGCGTCGCGCCCAGCTCGTCCAGCTGCCGGCGCACCTGGTGGGCGACCAGCAGCAGGTCGCCGGAGTCGATGCGGACGGCGCCCAGCTCGGGCCCGGCCACCTCCACGGCCGTACGGACCGCCTCGGCGACGTCGTAGGTGTCGACCAGCAGGGTGGTGCCCCGGCCCAGCGAGTCGACCTGGGCCCGGAAGGCGTCCCGCTCGTGGTCGTGGAGCAGGGTGAAGGCGTGGGCGCTCGTCCCCACCGTCGGGATGCCGTAGCGGAAGCCGGCGGCGAGGTCGGAGGTGGTGGCGAAGCCGCCGACGTAGGCGGCGCGGGAGGCGGCGACGGCGGCCAGCTCGTGGGTGCGGCGGGCGCCCATCTCGATCAGCGGGCGGTCCCCGGCGGCCGAGGACATCCGGGAGGCGGCGGCCGCGATCGCGGAGTCGTGGTTGAGGATGGAGAGGATCACCGTCTCCAGGAGCACGCACTCGGCGAAGGAGCCCTCCACCCGCATGATCGGCGAGCCCGGGAAGTAGACCTCGCCCTCCGGGTAGCCCCAGATGTCGCCGCTGAAGCGGTAGCCGGCGAGCCACTCCAGGGTCGGCCCGTCGACGATGTTCCGCTCCGCCAGGAAGTCGAGGACGTCCGTGTCGAAACGGAAGTTCTCGACCGCGTCCAGGACGCGCCCGGTGCCCGCCACGACGCCGTAGCGGCGCCCCTCCGGCAGCCGCCGGGTGAAGACCTCGAAGACGCTGCGCCGCTCGGCCGTACCCGCCTTCAGGGCGGCCTGCAGCATCGTCAGCTCGTACTGGTCCGTGAAGAGCGCCGTCGACGGGACGTCCACCGGCAGCCCAAGGTCCGCAGTGTTCATGGCGACAGATGCTACACCCCTTCGCGTCAGTGTGACGATTTGTGGGGCCCGTGGCAGCATGGGGCTTGTGACGTCACCCGCTCCCGTAGAGATCGAACGCACCGAGTCGGCGGAGGAGGCCTTCGCCGTCCCCGAGCCCGACGTCCCGTGGATCACGCTCGTGCACAACGATCCCGTCAACCTCATGAGCTACGTGACGTATGTCTTCCAGACGTACTTCGGCTATCCCAAGGACAAGGCCACCAAGCTCATGCTGGACGTCCACCACAAGGGCCGGGCGGTCGTCTCCAGCGGCACCCGCGAGGAGATGGAGCGCGACGTACAGGCGATGCACGGCTACGGCCTGTGGGCCACCCTCCAGCAGGACCGGAAGTAGCCACCCCACCCGACCGGCCCCGATCAAGCTCCGGAAGCAGCGAATCCCCTCCATGCCAGGAATCTTCGAACCGCTCCCCGGCGGCGGCGCGGCCGTCGCCCTCGACGACGTCGAGATCTCCATCATCCGGTCGCTGGCCGTCCAGCTCCTGGAGCTCATCGGCCCCGGCCCCGCCGAGGACGCCCCCGACGACCCGCTCGCCGAGCTGTTCGCCGAG
Coding sequences within:
- a CDS encoding isochorismatase family protein, with translation MRRALIVVDVQNDFCEGGSLAVAGGADVAAAITELIGQAPAGYRHVVATRDHHIAPGGHFADNPDYVHSWPAHCVAGTEGVGFHPNFAPAVASGAVDAVFSKGAYSAAYSGFEGVDENGVTLAEWLRARKIDEVDVVGIATDHCVRATALDAAKEGFRTQVLLDLTAGVAEATTERALEDLRKAGVDLTGKPVV
- a CDS encoding nicotinate phosphoribosyltransferase, which produces MNTADLGLPVDVPSTALFTDQYELTMLQAALKAGTAERRSVFEVFTRRLPEGRRYGVVAGTGRVLDAVENFRFDTDVLDFLAERNIVDGPTLEWLAGYRFSGDIWGYPEGEVYFPGSPIMRVEGSFAECVLLETVILSILNHDSAIAAAASRMSSAAGDRPLIEMGARRTHELAAVAASRAAYVGGFATTSDLAAGFRYGIPTVGTSAHAFTLLHDHERDAFRAQVDSLGRGTTLLVDTYDVAEAVRTAVEVAGPELGAVRIDSGDLLLVAHQVRRQLDELGATRTKITVTSDLDEYAIASLAAAPVDAYGVGTQLVTGSGHPTCSMVYKLVARAESADPEAPLVPVAKKSTGGKTSVGGRKWAARRLDADGVAEAEVVGTGEVPAELVDRQLLVELVKSGQVVAREPLDAARARHAAARANLPLSATQLSRGEPVIPTEYVQGRSGS
- the clpS gene encoding ATP-dependent Clp protease adapter ClpS encodes the protein MGLVTSPAPVEIERTESAEEAFAVPEPDVPWITLVHNDPVNLMSYVTYVFQTYFGYPKDKATKLMLDVHHKGRAVVSSGTREEMERDVQAMHGYGLWATLQQDRK